Proteins encoded in a region of the Bacteroidota bacterium genome:
- a CDS encoding LexA family transcriptional regulator — MIFNNNIKILRQRKNRTQDIVAGELNVSRSTVNSYENGSIKNPTLDALMMFSKYYKVSIDTMVKVDLTKLSEFQLSELERGNDVFVTGSRLRVLATTVDSHNRENIEVVPIKAKAGYKNGFADPDFIKKLPTFQLPILFNDRKYRMFQISGDSMLPIPDKSYVIAEYLENWYDIKDDEAYVLLTQEEGIVFKIVQNHLRKKRSLTLKSLNTTYNPYELNVSEIREVWKFCNYMSTEIPDSNFAKEDLIEKLSKLEMEVKSIKNVIQN; from the coding sequence ATGATATTTAACAACAACATCAAAATTCTGCGACAAAGAAAAAACCGGACACAGGATATTGTCGCAGGTGAATTAAATGTTAGCCGCTCGACGGTGAACAGCTATGAAAACGGCAGTATAAAAAATCCGACGCTGGATGCACTGATGATGTTTTCAAAGTATTATAAAGTGTCAATCGATACAATGGTAAAAGTCGACCTTACCAAACTTTCGGAATTCCAGTTGTCGGAACTCGAAAGAGGTAATGATGTATTCGTTACCGGTTCGCGACTACGTGTATTGGCAACAACTGTCGATAGTCATAATAGAGAAAATATCGAAGTAGTCCCGATCAAAGCGAAGGCCGGATATAAAAACGGTTTTGCTGATCCGGACTTTATCAAAAAACTTCCGACGTTTCAGTTACCAATTCTTTTCAATGACAGGAAATACAGAATGTTCCAGATCAGCGGTGATTCAATGTTGCCGATTCCGGATAAGTCGTATGTAATTGCTGAATATCTGGAAAACTGGTACGACATCAAAGACGATGAAGCTTACGTTCTATTGACACAGGAAGAAGGAATTGTTTTTAAGATCGTTCAAAATCATTTGCGCAAAAAAAGATCGCTGACATTAAAATCGCTGAACACCACTTACAATCCGTACGAGCTTAATGTTAGTGAGATCCGCGAAGTGTGGAAATTCTGCAATTACATGAGTACGGAAATTCCGGATAGTAATTTTGCGAAAGAAGATCTGATCGAGAAGCTTTCTAAATTGGAGATGGAGGTTAAGTCGATTAAGAACGTTATTCAGAATTAA
- a CDS encoding class I SAM-dependent methyltransferase yields the protein MSARKLLFEFEDQKWFPDVIRSGMTDYLRYLLTALNFYKPVSPLILEVLSKTNSTTLIDLCSGGGGAIEQVYNDLREQSNDIIVVVTDKFPNLEAYRFLERKSSGRILYSKKSVDASDVPSELKGVRTIFSGFHHFDPDFAKSVLKNAVDSRSGICIFDGGNKSIWMILGAVFIHPILFFIFTPFFRPFRFSRILFTYLIPLIPLCTMWDGVVSILRLYRPSELLVFANETNYTSYVWRSGYVKSRFGLSVSYLIGFPEKIN from the coding sequence TTGTCGGCAAGAAAATTACTTTTTGAGTTTGAAGACCAGAAATGGTTTCCGGATGTGATTCGTTCCGGGATGACAGATTATTTGAGGTATTTGCTGACAGCATTAAATTTCTATAAGCCAGTCTCGCCGCTCATCTTAGAAGTATTGTCGAAGACGAATTCAACTACTCTGATCGATCTGTGCTCAGGTGGTGGTGGTGCAATTGAGCAGGTATATAATGACCTCAGGGAGCAGTCGAACGATATCATAGTAGTTGTTACAGATAAATTCCCAAATCTTGAAGCCTATCGTTTTCTCGAAAGAAAAAGCAGCGGCAGAATTTTATATTCCAAAAAATCCGTTGATGCATCAGATGTTCCTTCTGAACTTAAAGGTGTGCGAACGATCTTTTCAGGTTTTCATCATTTCGATCCTGACTTTGCAAAATCTGTCTTAAAGAATGCAGTAGATTCCCGATCCGGAATCTGTATTTTTGACGGCGGCAACAAAAGCATCTGGATGATTCTTGGAGCAGTATTCATTCATCCAATCTTGTTTTTTATTTTTACGCCCTTCTTCAGGCCTTTTCGTTTCTCCCGTATTCTTTTTACTTATCTGATTCCTTTGATTCCACTTTGTACGATGTGGGATGGTGTTGTTTCGATTCTCCGGCTATATAGACCAAGTGAATTACTAGTTTTTGCAAATGAAACTAATTACACTTCCTATGTATGGCGCTCCGGATATGTAAAAAGTCGTTTTGGTCTGAGTGTTTCTTATTTGATTGGATTTCCTGAAAAAATTAATTAG
- a CDS encoding polyphosphate kinase 2 family protein — MDLKKYRVGTSGKLKLSKFSTSTDSDKKKKKDGKEELSKDIESISDLQYKLFAEDRQSLLIIFQGMDASGKDGAIKHIMNGINPQGVAVHSFKHPTTHELEHDYLWRHVLKLPEHGQITIFNRSHYENVLIAKVHPEIVLAERLPGIQKVSDITEKFWEKRYKQISAFEKNLNQNGTGILKFFLHISKKEQAQRLIDRIDDRERHWKYSSGDIVERGHWDEYQKAYESALSSTSSEKSPWYIIPADEKESARSLIGKIILEKLREMNPVFPEVSKDELDKMKAAKIELLKEIK; from the coding sequence ATGGATTTAAAAAAATATCGCGTCGGAACTTCAGGTAAACTCAAGTTGTCAAAATTTTCTACTTCAACGGACTCTGATAAAAAGAAAAAGAAGGATGGAAAAGAAGAATTAAGCAAAGACATAGAATCAATTTCTGATTTGCAGTACAAACTATTTGCAGAAGATCGCCAGTCATTGTTGATCATTTTCCAGGGCATGGATGCTTCCGGAAAAGATGGTGCGATCAAGCATATCATGAACGGTATAAATCCGCAGGGAGTAGCTGTTCATAGTTTCAAGCATCCTACGACCCATGAACTTGAACACGATTATTTATGGCGGCATGTATTAAAGTTACCCGAGCATGGACAGATCACAATTTTTAATCGTTCGCATTATGAGAATGTACTTATTGCAAAGGTTCACCCTGAAATAGTTTTAGCTGAGCGGCTGCCAGGTATTCAAAAAGTCTCTGATATCACCGAAAAATTCTGGGAGAAGCGATACAAGCAGATCAGTGCTTTCGAAAAGAATCTGAATCAAAATGGAACCGGAATATTGAAATTCTTTTTGCACATCTCAAAAAAGGAACAAGCCCAGAGATTGATTGATCGTATCGATGACAGAGAACGACATTGGAAATATTCTTCAGGTGATATTGTTGAACGCGGACATTGGGATGAATACCAGAAAGCTTATGAAAGCGCATTGAGTTCAACAAGTTCAGAAAAATCGCCATGGTATATTATTCCGGCTGACGAAAAGGAATCTGCCCGAAGTTTAATTGGGAAGATCATACTTGAAAAATTACGTGAGATGAATCCGGTTTTTCCGGAAGTAAGCAAAGATGAATTGGATAAAATGAAAGCCGCTAAGATTGAATTGTTGAAAGAAATTAAATAG
- a CDS encoding TCR/Tet family MFS transporter yields the protein MKQPKSALPFIFITMLIDVIGLGIIIPVLPKLIEEMIGGDLSMASTYAGWLMFAYATMQFLFSPIIGALSDKYGRRPVLLISLFGFGIDYLLMGFAPTIIWLFIGRLISGVTGASFTTATAYIADISTPEKRSQNFGLIGAAFGLGFIIGPVLGGLLGHYGARIPFFAAAGLALLNTLYGYFILPESLDKEHRRKFEWKRANPVGSLKRLSHYPVILSLVVSLVFIYIASHATQSTWTFYTMEKFKWNEKMVGYSLGFVGLMIAIVQGGLIRIVIPKLGQKKSIYIGLTLYVIGFVCFAFATKSWMMFAFVIPFSLGGICGPALQGVMSGQVPANQQGELQGALTSLISVTSIVGPLLMTNLFSYFTAADAPVYFPGAPFLMGAVLTLFSVFFAVRSLEKHH from the coding sequence TTGAAACAACCCAAGTCTGCTCTCCCTTTCATCTTCATCACCATGCTGATCGACGTCATCGGTCTCGGCATCATCATTCCTGTATTACCGAAGTTGATCGAGGAAATGATTGGTGGCGATTTGAGTATGGCTTCAACATATGCAGGGTGGTTGATGTTTGCATATGCAACAATGCAGTTTTTGTTTTCGCCAATTATCGGAGCACTGAGCGATAAGTATGGAAGACGTCCGGTACTTTTGATTTCGTTATTTGGTTTTGGGATTGATTATTTATTAATGGGATTTGCGCCAACAATAATCTGGCTATTTATCGGCCGACTGATTTCAGGAGTTACAGGTGCAAGTTTTACTACAGCAACGGCATACATTGCCGATATCAGTACACCGGAGAAACGTTCTCAGAATTTCGGATTGATAGGAGCTGCATTCGGACTTGGTTTTATTATCGGTCCGGTGCTTGGCGGATTACTTGGACATTATGGTGCGCGTATTCCGTTTTTCGCGGCAGCCGGTCTTGCATTATTAAATACACTCTATGGATATTTTATTTTGCCTGAATCGCTGGATAAAGAGCATCGGAGAAAGTTCGAATGGAAGCGCGCAAATCCTGTAGGTTCCTTGAAACGATTATCTCACTATCCGGTAATTCTCAGTTTAGTTGTAAGTCTGGTTTTCATATATATTGCAAGCCATGCTACACAAAGTACCTGGACATTCTACACGATGGAAAAATTCAAGTGGAATGAAAAAATGGTTGGCTATTCATTAGGCTTTGTAGGATTGATGATTGCAATTGTTCAAGGCGGATTGATCCGGATTGTAATTCCCAAACTTGGACAGAAGAAATCCATTTACATTGGATTGACGCTCTATGTTATCGGCTTTGTTTGTTTTGCCTTTGCAACAAAAAGCTGGATGATGTTTGCTTTCGTTATTCCTTTTTCACTTGGCGGAATTTGTGGGCCTGCATTGCAAGGTGTAATGTCAGGACAAGTTCCGGCAAATCAACAAGGCGAATTGCAGGGAGCATTAACAAGTCTGATAAGCGTAACCTCCATTGTCGGACCGCTATTGATGACAAATTTATTTTCATATTTCACGGCAGCTGATGCACCCGTATACTTCCCCGGTGCGCCGTTTTTAATGGGAGCGGTACTGACACTTTTTTCTGTTTTTTTTGCGGTGCGTTCGCTGGAGAAGCATCATTGA
- a CDS encoding DinB family protein, producing the protein MYRVLEDFLTDWKYESQSTLSLFKNLTDDSLTKVVHPDVRTLGFLAWHIVHTMQEMMAKVGLNVDIKDQENYSGENVKELCSAYENGANSLAEEIKKKWTVDDLQKEDNMYGEMWKRGTTLTILIKHEAHHRAEMIVLMRMLGLPVVGPYGPTREDWAKFGMPTMK; encoded by the coding sequence ATGTATAGAGTATTAGAAGATTTCCTAACCGACTGGAAATATGAAAGTCAGTCGACTCTCAGTTTATTCAAAAACCTTACTGATGACAGTCTGACAAAAGTCGTTCATCCCGATGTAAGAACACTTGGATTTCTTGCCTGGCACATTGTTCACACAATGCAGGAGATGATGGCCAAAGTCGGTTTAAATGTTGACATCAAAGACCAGGAAAATTATTCAGGGGAGAATGTAAAAGAACTTTGCAGTGCTTATGAAAATGGCGCCAATTCACTTGCCGAAGAAATAAAAAAGAAATGGACAGTTGACGATCTGCAAAAGGAAGACAACATGTATGGTGAAATGTGGAAACGTGGTACTACACTAACAATTCTCATCAAACACGAAGCTCATCACAGAGCAGAAATGATCGTACTTATGAGAATGCTTGGATTGCCTGTAGTTGGACCTTATGGACCTACACGTGAGGACTGGGCGAAATTCGGAATGCCAACTATGAAATAA